From the Salminus brasiliensis chromosome 15, fSalBra1.hap2, whole genome shotgun sequence genome, the window atttgggccactttacctgctgtctGGGTGTAGGCTAAGTGATACCAAGGAGAAAAAGACACATGTGAGTATCAAAAACAATGTGTTTGTCTCTCCAGATGCAAGAGTGCAGTTACCTACTTGGCGTCCCAATGAACTGCATCTTCCCTGTGAAGAACTACAGCGAGGAAATCACCAACAACACCAACATGGATTTTCTCATTCTCATGGCAATGACAAATATTGTTAATTTTGCTCATGATTATGTGGAAATGCAGTAGGGATAGTCCTTTTTAGTACATGGGATTACTTTGTCAAAGAAACTAGTTATAGACAGACATTATGGATgagggttttatttttttttatagatacaCTGTTTCTGCTTGTGTACCTGGACATTGCAAGAGccctcaaaataaaggtgctacaaagggttctttaagcaatgccatagaagaaccacttttggttccatgaagaaagTTTtgtaaaaggtgtgtgtgtgtgtgtgtgtgtgtgtgtgtgtgtgtgtgtgtgtgaataagcttttaaaggtttaaagtagtcaatgtaaaggttctttatgaaaggttctttatgaaggtttttcacatgacttcaCGCTCTTTTTTGCATTTGCTtacagaaccctttgtagccACAGGCATCATTAAACCCAATTTCTTGGGGAACATGCTCCAGTAAAATGTTGCTGTGCCAAACAAAAatcatggtaaaaaaaaagtaaaaaaaaaacccaaaactgcCATCTGCAtatgacagttttttttttttataaaaaaaaatgaaaaagcataGTCTGTGGATAGTTAGTGGATCAGAGGGGAGCAATGCTTAGCAAACATCTCAGTTGTGATAACTGATTAAACTGGGTTTTTGATTTGTCAGTTTCTGATACTGATCAATCAAAAATCcagtttcatcaatgtaatgtttAACAAGTGTTTTTATTGGTTTTGGTTGATATATCAATTATAGTGTTTGGCATTTCAGGACCTGCTATATCAAATCAATAGGGTTAAGGCCTCTTTAACCATTGTGACGTAGAATCATTGTCTTATTGCATGACCCAACTCAGCTTTAGCTTCAGTTAATGGACAGATGACCCAGCAAGGTAACAAGGTGTCCAGTTCACCCCCAAACCATTACACcgcctccaccatgcttcacatttGGTCTAAGGTTCTTACTTACAACAACATTGAACAGCAGTGTTAAATCAAAGGAGCATGTCCACAACAAGGCTTTTTAATTTTTGACAGCATTATGAAAATATAGCTAATTTTTGTGTGATGTTTTCacacaatacatttaatttcaAATACAAAGTAGATACAAAATGTTCAATTATGGCAGTATGGATATCCATTATATCACTGATATCCCTGCTGTATATATGCATGTTAAATTCTTCACATCCTTAAGATTTATGATTTAAACATGTAATATATGAAATCTACAGTCTGACATGTAATTCTGTGCTCTGTCCTTTTTAAATTTTGCAATTGCACAAGACCAGGACTACATGAAGAGCCAACAGAGTCAATGCACTCTTTATTACATGCATGTCTTCATTGCCTTAGCTATAGATATAGTGGGGAACAGTAAGATTATAGAAAGATGGAGAACACAGAACTCACCTATTagaatatgacaaaaaaaaaattaacaaatgtTATAGATTGTTTTGttccttctttcttggacattTAAAGCTTATAATGGACATACCAACAACATATTCTGTATTTAAGTCTAATTGAAGTATCTGATTACCAGAGTTAGCTTGTTTCTACACTAGTCCAGAGGACAGAGAGTGAAAAACTGCATTAAAAACCAGTGATTCCAAAGCCAAGTCATTTGTCTGTCTTATTAGCAGCTGACATTGTTTTCCACTGGAAGAAGAACCTGCTGCATTTTCTTGAACGGTTTCTGATCATAACTTCCCTGTCCTAGTCATACAATTAACTTTGCTCAGCTGAAGTGGCAGTTACAATCAGTACATGTTGTCCTAGAACATCTTGGAAGAATTTCATGAGACTAATGATTAGGTAGCAAGCGAGCACACTTTCTATTGCTCTGTTAAAAAACATGGATCAACCCAAAACTCTGCCCAATTCTTAATACAGAGGTGACATGAAATATAAGCTGAATACTAAAATGAGGTAAACACTACAGAACACTCAGCTTGAGCTGCTCTGTGAAAGGTTGTTggtagaaaagtaaaaaagtagcattactttaaataaaaaaaaataataatatgcacTAAAACTTGGGGCCTTGTGCTGCTGAGTCACCTAGAtcgaataggactctctggagcagataaacatgaacc encodes:
- the LOC140536175 gene encoding interferon-induced protein 44-like, producing the protein MKRVREKVRDLSIPQVIIMTMVDKICPLVSNDLKTIYRNKKIKDKMQECSYLLGVPMNCIFPVKNYSEEITNNTNMDFLILMAMTNIVNFAHDYVEMQ